One window of Cryobacterium arcticum genomic DNA carries:
- a CDS encoding exodeoxyribonuclease III, with protein sequence MRIATWNVNSIRARVDRVVDWMVREDIDVLAMQEIKCKPEQFPAQAFEDAGYELAIHGLSQWNGVAFASRHEMTDVATAFPEMPGFLKGEEGPGLPLEARALGVTVNDMRLWSLYVPNGRSLDDPHYVYKLDWLARLRTHATDELARNPELAMALMGDWNVAPLDSDVGDPSLVPGVSTHISPAERSAFEAFEAAGFTDVVRPIVPEGFTYWDYKALRFPRNEGLRIDFILGSPAFGELVTDASIHRDERKGDAPSDHVPVLVDLETEDEDDDRPMIF encoded by the coding sequence ATGCGCATTGCCACCTGGAACGTCAACTCCATCCGTGCCCGCGTCGACCGGGTGGTCGATTGGATGGTGCGGGAGGACATCGACGTGCTCGCCATGCAGGAGATCAAGTGCAAGCCCGAGCAGTTCCCGGCGCAGGCGTTCGAAGACGCCGGCTACGAGTTGGCCATCCACGGCCTCAGCCAGTGGAACGGCGTGGCGTTCGCCAGCCGCCACGAGATGACGGATGTGGCCACCGCGTTCCCCGAGATGCCCGGCTTCCTCAAGGGTGAAGAGGGCCCGGGGCTGCCGCTGGAGGCCCGCGCGCTCGGCGTCACCGTGAACGACATGCGGCTGTGGAGCCTTTACGTGCCCAACGGCCGTTCACTCGACGACCCGCACTACGTCTACAAGCTGGACTGGCTGGCCCGGCTGCGCACCCACGCCACCGATGAACTTGCACGCAACCCGGAGCTCGCGATGGCGCTGATGGGCGACTGGAACGTGGCACCGCTGGACTCCGATGTGGGCGACCCGAGCCTGGTTCCCGGCGTCTCCACGCACATCTCGCCGGCGGAGCGCAGCGCCTTCGAGGCGTTCGAGGCGGCGGGCTTCACCGATGTGGTGCGCCCGATCGTGCCCGAGGGGTTCACCTACTGGGACTACAAGGCGCTGCGGTTCCCCCGCAACGAGGGCCTGCGCATCGACTTCATCCTCGGCTCGCCGGCGTTCGGGGAACTCGTGACGGATGCGAGCATCCACCGCGACGAGCGCAAGGGCGACGCGCCCAGCGACCACGTGCCCGTGCTCGTGGACCTCGAGACCGAGGACGAGGACGACGACCGCCCGATGATCTTCTAG
- a CDS encoding SCO7613 C-terminal domain-containing membrane protein, translating to MSPSSSIRDFAQYAGRHLWPRSASELTDTTLCPACLTRLPSPVCASCGLDLRHPAARELLSASTDAATALHRRVELIGRIRFDVAAAHSAAEAQQAKTQTETHAASVRREGLEAAARDAAAAAAARSATPSVADAVAQAAAQAASLAAAHEASLAQPRDPSVTAAAESRTAPIHAAATQAAPAAFAPPVPHASVLPASVPPASVLPASAPPASAPPASVLPASAPHASVPPASAPPASVPPTSAPPASAANGGPPGRRRSSVQIVLLIVGVSLVSVAAIFFLTVAWFNAGLAFRSVVVGAFTLATLATAALLRRRRLVSTAEGIGALAVVLVLLDVWALRRNDLGGLGATDALLYWGVALLVCTALFLLWHAVSNLRVASVAGFATAAPGLGLLAAGLATDAPPLTRLFLAALGVAAGTLVHRFTLPGTARFWPALDRRAERAALLILAGLALVSALAVAGFVQPGTDTAPLPSFGAVAVLAVAQAVTLLTSRRTDGGYRAAASASVGLAALAVVLGVIALSWRTGSTELLVSVPLLTAAVLALGGELAWRRRTAGPTRQALLTGTLSATVLATALGLLTVLVASVPLAGALVSTLDRATGPLTEVPAQSGWALATLAGVAVLAAGFWRAGAVLASRLRILAWFGAVAMLLAVPFTQWLWLILPLYVLLGAGALAALFAARRRAYSFGGYRSLIVTVLASAEALGYLIGWATASSWWLGTLSAVLVLVFARLLLDRETLARRRGALLSGAIVLGLVGAVATPHALTLADPPVTAVLWVLVALSLGLVTGLVQVFAAQNRVGGLTTTERRWAFWTLCAPTLVVLALPLGLLLDGLSFSERAAVAPVVPVAGVVVTVLVVAALLLWALGRDSRAPGTRSWERLTAALLVAPALLSLTLNLVLITDAPAAASVLAAPVAALVTVALALVLRLVGRRPAVVGLELGAALVLASAFLRPNVTEFGWLVLLITGVILLLAAVDTDGLFASRSWRRHLGWLALVTATAALWWGLARAGTTPVEAYVLPLAGLLLLLAALLWRFGRVDRAVAASPGSALLTLAGLVVALLPLAVTGQTGSVLRPVIVGTASAVLLVGASILRSTPARSAYLAAVGLAGALGLLTCGIARSQRIVTAAGPAGPALEAWLLPTVGLLILAAVLLLRQPDARPQTIRRRASTALLLVGLITLTLLEAAAFDSSALGAARPLILVPALSVFAVVAFRAERTPLGAVTAWPALVLAGVAASAALLAGAVQPFELVAVPVALALAAGQLVRVRPWSPASAGTLATGGTTAPTGSTGPAESAGMTGSAPSASRPLSSAPIWIGVGLALAVLPSALAAVGTPPLAGGILNGITADGLRQIGTLVVGGVLALAGAAAFGRARWAPLAWPAVLVGVAAIIVTVGGRLQALLATGPADGRVEAWLLPAALLLVVTGGWLITATSATSATSATSATSATSATSATSATSATSANGIPVPASPGAVPSVRRTVGYALVGVALLGILGTETGALGFAPYAPGRAIALVVLFALVHVAVLRFDRSRAGTVLAWLALAAGLLSLVAGAGRDLFTPIELGTIPLGLALVAGQLVTAGLLRAPLGAPASRQTGAALPASARLRHQGVVAVGLALALLPSAVAGSDGTVLRPVLVLVAAGALGILGARLVAHPRWGVLAGPATLVGVFAVLVTSGLRLLPLYGTPAGPTGQLEAWLLPAAGLVLATGAGLVWSAGRAPAAAVQGVRRTGYGLAMGVAIGIVLAEAPALQYDPLATVRMLVIVWLLSAAYLAVFSLDPSPLGRLLAWVTLAAAAAMLGAGVARGVPDPVELVSVPLAVVLIVSGWLHLGRAPAARSWGALAPGLLLLLLPSLLLDLTASPLWRVVGLGIVATAVLLLGVRRKLQAPFVLGSVVLLVHGLAQLWPWIALAYTAVYWWLWLGIGGVLLIALAARYEQRIQNLKAVALRVSALR from the coding sequence ATGTCACCGAGCAGCTCCATACGCGATTTCGCCCAGTACGCCGGGCGGCACCTCTGGCCCCGGAGCGCGTCCGAGCTGACCGACACGACCCTCTGCCCGGCCTGCCTGACCCGCCTGCCGTCGCCGGTCTGTGCGTCCTGCGGGCTCGACCTGCGCCATCCGGCCGCTCGCGAACTCCTGAGCGCGTCAACGGATGCCGCCACCGCGTTGCACCGCCGGGTGGAGTTGATCGGCCGCATCCGCTTCGACGTGGCCGCGGCCCACTCGGCCGCCGAGGCGCAGCAGGCCAAGACACAGACCGAGACACACGCAGCTTCAGTCCGACGAGAGGGACTTGAAGCGGCGGCGCGCGACGCCGCGGCCGCGGCGGCAGCACGGTCGGCGACACCGTCCGTAGCCGACGCTGTCGCCCAGGCCGCAGCGCAGGCAGCCTCACTGGCGGCGGCGCACGAGGCCTCGCTGGCGCAGCCGCGCGACCCCTCAGTGACCGCGGCCGCTGAGTCACGCACCGCGCCGATCCACGCCGCAGCCACGCAGGCCGCGCCGGCAGCGTTCGCACCGCCGGTCCCGCACGCGTCAGTCCTGCCCGCATCCGTGCCGCCCGCGTCAGTCCTGCCCGCGTCCGCACCGCCCGCATCCGCACCGCCCGCGTCAGTCCTGCCCGCATCCGCACCGCACGCGTCGGTCCCGCCCGCGTCCGCTCCGCCTGCATCGGTCCCGCCCACATCGGCACCGCCCGCATCCGCAGCGAACGGCGGCCCACCCGGGCGGCGGCGGTCGAGCGTGCAGATCGTGCTGCTCATCGTGGGTGTCTCACTCGTCTCGGTGGCCGCGATCTTCTTCCTCACGGTGGCCTGGTTCAATGCCGGGCTGGCCTTCCGGTCGGTCGTGGTGGGCGCCTTCACGCTCGCCACCCTGGCCACGGCGGCGCTCCTGCGTCGCCGCCGCCTGGTGAGCACCGCGGAGGGCATCGGCGCCCTGGCCGTGGTACTGGTGCTCCTGGACGTCTGGGCGCTGCGGCGCAACGACCTGGGCGGTCTCGGCGCCACCGACGCGCTGCTCTATTGGGGTGTCGCCCTGCTGGTGTGCACCGCGCTGTTCCTGCTCTGGCACGCCGTGTCGAACCTGCGCGTGGCCAGCGTGGCCGGTTTCGCCACCGCCGCTCCGGGCCTCGGGCTGCTGGCCGCGGGGCTCGCGACGGATGCGCCCCCGCTCACCCGGCTCTTCCTGGCCGCCCTCGGCGTGGCCGCCGGCACCCTCGTGCACCGGTTCACCCTGCCGGGCACGGCCCGGTTCTGGCCCGCGCTCGACCGCCGGGCCGAACGCGCCGCGCTGCTCATCCTGGCCGGGCTGGCCCTGGTCAGCGCCCTCGCCGTGGCCGGCTTCGTGCAGCCCGGCACCGACACCGCTCCCCTGCCCAGCTTCGGCGCCGTCGCCGTGCTCGCGGTGGCGCAGGCCGTCACCCTGCTGACCAGCCGGCGAACGGATGGCGGCTACCGGGCCGCCGCATCCGCATCCGTCGGCCTGGCCGCCCTGGCCGTGGTGCTGGGCGTCATCGCCCTCAGCTGGCGCACCGGCAGCACCGAGCTTCTCGTTTCCGTGCCACTGCTGACCGCCGCGGTGCTCGCCCTCGGCGGGGAGCTGGCCTGGCGTCGGCGCACAGCCGGACCGACCCGGCAGGCGCTGCTCACCGGAACACTCTCGGCGACCGTGCTGGCCACGGCCCTCGGCCTGCTCACGGTTCTGGTGGCCTCGGTGCCGCTGGCCGGCGCCCTGGTGAGCACGCTGGACCGGGCGACCGGCCCGCTCACCGAGGTTCCCGCGCAGAGCGGGTGGGCCCTGGCGACGCTGGCAGGGGTCGCGGTGTTGGCGGCCGGATTCTGGCGGGCCGGCGCGGTGCTGGCCTCCCGGCTGCGCATCCTGGCCTGGTTCGGCGCGGTGGCGATGCTGCTGGCGGTGCCGTTCACCCAGTGGCTGTGGCTGATCCTGCCCCTCTACGTGTTGCTCGGCGCCGGCGCCCTGGCCGCGTTGTTCGCCGCCCGCCGGCGCGCGTACTCCTTCGGGGGGTACCGCAGCTTGATCGTGACGGTTCTGGCGAGCGCCGAGGCCCTCGGATACCTGATCGGCTGGGCCACCGCCTCCAGTTGGTGGCTCGGAACCCTGTCGGCGGTGCTGGTTCTCGTGTTCGCCCGACTGCTGCTCGACAGGGAGACCCTTGCCCGCCGCCGTGGTGCACTGCTGAGTGGCGCGATCGTGCTCGGCCTGGTCGGGGCCGTCGCCACGCCCCACGCCCTCACCCTGGCCGACCCGCCGGTCACGGCCGTGCTCTGGGTGCTCGTGGCGCTCAGCCTGGGCCTGGTCACCGGGCTGGTGCAGGTTTTCGCGGCGCAGAACCGGGTCGGCGGGCTGACCACCACCGAACGCCGTTGGGCGTTCTGGACCCTCTGCGCCCCCACTCTCGTTGTGCTCGCGCTGCCCCTCGGCCTCCTGCTCGACGGTTTGTCCTTCTCCGAACGCGCCGCGGTGGCCCCGGTCGTACCCGTTGCCGGTGTTGTCGTCACGGTCCTGGTCGTGGCGGCGCTGCTGCTCTGGGCGTTGGGCCGCGATTCGCGCGCCCCGGGCACCCGGTCGTGGGAGCGGCTGACGGCGGCTCTCCTCGTGGCACCGGCGCTGTTGTCGCTCACGCTCAACCTCGTTCTGATCACGGATGCGCCCGCCGCGGCATCCGTGCTCGCCGCGCCGGTCGCGGCCCTGGTCACCGTTGCCCTCGCGCTGGTCCTCCGCCTGGTCGGGCGCCGGCCCGCCGTCGTCGGCCTCGAGCTCGGCGCCGCGCTGGTGCTCGCCTCCGCGTTCCTGCGACCGAACGTGACCGAGTTCGGCTGGCTGGTGCTGCTCATCACCGGCGTGATCCTGCTGCTCGCCGCGGTCGACACCGACGGCCTGTTCGCGTCGCGGTCGTGGCGCCGCCACCTCGGCTGGCTCGCCCTGGTCACCGCGACCGCGGCGCTCTGGTGGGGCCTGGCGCGCGCCGGAACCACCCCGGTCGAGGCCTATGTGCTGCCGCTGGCCGGGCTGCTGCTGCTCCTGGCCGCACTGCTCTGGCGTTTCGGCCGGGTCGACCGCGCCGTCGCCGCGAGCCCGGGCTCCGCGCTGCTCACCCTGGCCGGGCTGGTCGTGGCCCTGCTCCCCCTCGCCGTGACCGGACAGACCGGCTCGGTGCTACGCCCGGTGATCGTGGGCACGGCATCCGCAGTGCTGCTCGTGGGCGCCAGCATTCTGCGCAGCACCCCGGCCCGCTCGGCGTACCTCGCCGCTGTCGGTCTGGCCGGCGCCCTCGGCCTGCTGACCTGCGGCATCGCCCGCTCCCAACGCATCGTCACGGCCGCCGGGCCGGCCGGTCCCGCACTCGAAGCGTGGCTGCTGCCCACCGTGGGCCTGCTGATCCTGGCCGCAGTACTGCTGCTGCGGCAGCCGGATGCCCGCCCTCAGACCATCCGACGCCGCGCGAGCACCGCGCTGCTGCTGGTGGGCCTGATCACGCTGACCCTTCTGGAGGCGGCGGCGTTCGACTCCTCGGCTCTCGGCGCAGCGCGACCCCTGATTCTGGTGCCGGCGCTCTCGGTGTTCGCCGTCGTGGCGTTCCGGGCAGAGCGGACTCCCCTCGGTGCCGTCACCGCTTGGCCGGCCCTCGTGCTGGCCGGGGTCGCGGCGTCCGCGGCCCTGCTCGCCGGTGCCGTGCAGCCGTTCGAGCTCGTCGCCGTGCCCGTCGCGCTCGCCCTCGCGGCTGGACAGCTGGTGCGGGTGCGCCCGTGGTCGCCTGCGTCTGCGGGCACCCTCGCCACGGGCGGAACGACGGCCCCCACCGGCAGCACGGGACCGGCTGAATCGGCGGGCATGACCGGCTCGGCGCCCTCCGCTTCTCGCCCGCTCTCGTCGGCGCCGATCTGGATCGGCGTGGGACTGGCCCTCGCGGTGCTGCCCAGCGCCCTCGCGGCCGTGGGAACCCCGCCACTCGCCGGCGGCATCCTGAACGGCATCACCGCCGACGGGCTCCGGCAGATCGGTACCCTCGTGGTCGGCGGGGTGCTCGCCCTGGCGGGCGCGGCCGCCTTCGGCCGGGCCCGTTGGGCACCGCTGGCCTGGCCCGCCGTGCTCGTCGGGGTGGCCGCCATCATCGTGACCGTCGGCGGGCGGCTGCAGGCGCTGCTCGCCACAGGCCCGGCCGACGGGCGGGTCGAGGCCTGGTTACTGCCCGCGGCCCTGCTCCTCGTGGTGACCGGCGGCTGGCTCATCACGGCAACGTCGGCAACGTCGGCAACGTCGGCAACGTCGGCAACGTCGGCAACGTCGGCAACGTCGGCAACGTCGGCAACGTCGGCAACGTCGGCAAACGGTATTCCTGTGCCGGCCTCACCCGGAGCTGTCCCGTCCGTCCGCCGCACCGTCGGCTACGCCCTGGTCGGGGTGGCGCTGCTGGGAATCCTCGGCACCGAAACCGGCGCCCTCGGCTTCGCCCCGTACGCCCCGGGCCGCGCGATCGCCCTGGTGGTCCTGTTCGCTCTGGTGCACGTCGCCGTGCTCCGGTTCGACCGCAGCCGGGCCGGCACCGTGCTGGCCTGGCTCGCCCTCGCCGCCGGGCTGCTCTCGCTCGTGGCCGGCGCCGGACGCGACCTGTTCACCCCGATCGAACTGGGCACGATCCCGCTCGGTCTGGCCCTCGTGGCCGGGCAGCTGGTCACCGCCGGGCTCCTCAGGGCTCCGCTCGGTGCACCGGCAAGCCGGCAGACCGGCGCGGCGCTTCCCGCATCCGCCCGGCTGCGCCACCAGGGTGTTGTCGCCGTCGGCCTCGCGCTCGCGCTGCTGCCGAGCGCCGTCGCGGGTAGCGACGGCACGGTGCTGCGGCCGGTGCTCGTGCTGGTCGCGGCCGGCGCGCTCGGCATCCTGGGTGCGCGGCTTGTGGCGCATCCGCGATGGGGCGTGCTCGCCGGGCCGGCCACCCTGGTGGGTGTCTTCGCCGTGCTCGTCACGTCCGGGCTGCGCCTCCTGCCCCTGTACGGCACGCCGGCCGGGCCCACCGGGCAGCTCGAGGCGTGGCTGCTTCCGGCAGCGGGTCTCGTGCTGGCCACCGGTGCCGGGCTGGTTTGGTCGGCAGGCCGGGCGCCGGCCGCCGCGGTCCAGGGCGTGCGGCGCACGGGCTACGGTCTCGCCATGGGCGTCGCCATCGGGATCGTCCTGGCCGAGGCGCCTGCGCTGCAGTACGATCCGCTGGCCACCGTGCGGATGCTGGTGATCGTGTGGCTGCTCTCCGCGGCGTACCTGGCCGTGTTCTCCCTCGACCCGAGCCCGCTCGGCCGGCTGCTGGCCTGGGTGACGCTCGCGGCGGCCGCCGCCATGCTCGGCGCCGGCGTCGCCCGTGGTGTGCCCGACCCCGTCGAGCTCGTCAGCGTGCCCCTGGCCGTCGTCCTCATCGTGAGCGGATGGCTGCACCTGGGCCGCGCTCCCGCCGCACGCAGCTGGGGCGCACTGGCTCCGGGGCTGCTGCTCCTGTTGCTGCCGTCGCTGCTGCTCGACCTCACGGCCAGTCCGCTCTGGCGGGTGGTGGGCCTGGGGATCGTCGCGACCGCGGTGCTGCTCCTCGGGGTGCGGCGCAAGCTGCAGGCCCCGTTCGTGCTGGGCAGCGTCGTGCTCCTGGTGCACGGTCTCGCCCAGCTGTGGCCGTGGATCGCGCTGGCGTACACCGCGGTGTACTGGTGGTTGTGGCTCGGCATCGGCGGTGTTCTGCTGATCGCCCTGGCCGCGCGCTACGAGCAGCGCATCCAGAACCTCAAGGCCGTGGCGCTGCGGGTCTCGGCGCTGCGGTAG
- a CDS encoding AEC family transporter, protein MGGVLVGFSIIGFVILVGYVVERTGVAGDSAGRVLNRIAFFVATPALLFTVLAHADVHVLFSAFLATVLCSVIIGMLLYLLLARLFFRAPVPETVLGATSATYVNANNIGLPVAIYVLGSAQYVAPVLLLQLLVLAPITLTILDSSTRGRVSVRGILTQPLRNPMIIASVLGVLVATFGVTVPDAVIAPLEIIGGAAIPLVLMSFGMSLHGQRLLQAGTGRKQVFAASVIKVVLMPVIAYLFGRFVFALDGAELFAVVTVSALPTAQNIFNFASRYDRGVVVARDTVLLTTIGAIPALVIVAALLA, encoded by the coding sequence GTGGGCGGTGTACTGGTCGGTTTCTCGATCATCGGGTTTGTGATCCTGGTGGGCTACGTCGTCGAGCGCACCGGCGTGGCCGGCGACAGCGCCGGCCGGGTGCTCAACCGCATCGCCTTTTTCGTCGCCACCCCCGCCCTGCTGTTCACGGTGCTCGCCCACGCGGATGTGCACGTGCTGTTCTCCGCGTTCCTCGCCACCGTGCTGTGCAGCGTGATCATCGGCATGCTGCTCTACCTGCTGCTGGCGCGGTTGTTCTTCCGGGCGCCCGTGCCTGAGACCGTGCTCGGCGCGACGAGCGCCACCTATGTCAACGCGAACAACATCGGGCTGCCGGTGGCCATCTACGTGCTCGGCAGCGCCCAGTACGTGGCGCCCGTGTTGTTGCTGCAGCTGCTGGTGCTGGCGCCCATCACGCTCACCATCCTCGACTCTTCCACCCGTGGCCGGGTGTCGGTGCGCGGCATCCTCACCCAGCCGCTGCGCAACCCCATGATCATCGCCTCGGTGCTCGGCGTGCTCGTGGCCACGTTCGGCGTGACGGTGCCCGATGCCGTCATCGCGCCACTGGAGATCATCGGCGGTGCCGCGATCCCGCTGGTGCTCATGTCGTTCGGCATGTCGCTGCACGGGCAGAGGCTGCTGCAGGCCGGCACCGGGCGCAAGCAGGTGTTCGCGGCGTCGGTGATCAAGGTGGTGCTCATGCCCGTGATCGCGTACCTGTTCGGCCGGTTCGTCTTCGCCCTTGATGGCGCCGAGCTCTTCGCCGTGGTCACGGTCAGCGCACTGCCGACTGCGCAGAACATCTTCAACTTCGCCTCCCGGTACGACCGGGGCGTCGTGGTCGCCAGGGACACCGTGCTCCTGACCACGATCGGCGCGATCCCGGCGCTGGTGATCGTCGCGGCGCTGCTGGCCTGA
- a CDS encoding alpha/beta fold hydrolase translates to MPHLDVPGASLYYEAHGHVSKPALLLIHAGIANLRMWDPQVPALAADHYVIRFDTRGFGQTSTEDVEFSNRADALAVLDHLGVARATLIGCSRGGSIAIDLAVEHPDRVAGLVTIGSGPSGFPPTELTDVEDARFDEIDRAFEAQDWHRQARLEAALWDFGPLRREEDLDPDFVATAYALNRVNVIHADENPVSLPLDPPAFDRVVDITVPTLVTVGEYDISEVLAQYEYLVSTVPEASGCVFRDAAHLPNVEQPADVERVLLGWLAENGL, encoded by the coding sequence ATGCCTCACCTCGATGTTCCGGGCGCGAGCCTGTACTACGAAGCCCACGGTCACGTGTCGAAGCCCGCGCTGCTGCTGATCCACGCGGGCATCGCGAACCTGCGCATGTGGGATCCCCAGGTTCCCGCGCTGGCCGCGGACCATTACGTCATCCGCTTCGACACCCGCGGCTTCGGCCAGACGAGCACCGAGGACGTCGAGTTCTCCAATCGAGCGGATGCCCTCGCCGTGCTCGACCACCTCGGCGTGGCCCGGGCCACCCTGATCGGCTGCTCGCGTGGCGGTTCCATCGCCATCGACCTGGCTGTGGAGCACCCGGACCGTGTGGCCGGGCTGGTCACCATCGGCTCCGGCCCGAGCGGATTTCCGCCCACGGAGCTCACCGATGTGGAGGACGCCAGGTTCGACGAGATCGACCGGGCTTTCGAGGCCCAGGACTGGCACCGCCAGGCCCGCCTCGAGGCTGCGCTCTGGGACTTCGGCCCGCTGCGGCGGGAGGAGGACCTCGACCCCGACTTCGTCGCGACCGCCTACGCCCTCAACCGGGTGAACGTCATCCACGCCGACGAGAACCCGGTGTCGCTCCCCCTCGACCCGCCCGCCTTCGACAGGGTCGTCGACATCACCGTGCCCACCCTCGTCACGGTCGGCGAGTACGACATCTCCGAAGTGCTCGCCCAATACGAATACCTGGTCAGCACGGTGCCCGAGGCGAGCGGATGCGTGTTCCGCGACGCCGCGCACCTGCCCAATGTGGAGCAGCCCGCCGACGTCGAGCGGGTGCTGCTCGGCTGGCTGGCCGAGAACGGCCTCTAG
- a CDS encoding antibiotic biosynthesis monooxygenase → MSPAAAGNDSAPQAPADVPVTVSIRRRVAPERFDEATHWVQTGMDLANEYPGFLGSGWVRAHAGSGHWHMLYKFQDAASLEAWENSIARTTWLLEGEGLVLESHVVKRTGIEGWFDESQENAGPSSPFQPPRWKQAVAIGLGFFPLNVLFTYLVTGVDPEWNDIPTVLRILLTTFVMAPTMTYLVMPFITRRLRPWLQKPPRPRA, encoded by the coding sequence ATGTCTCCTGCCGCAGCGGGGAACGACAGCGCGCCACAAGCTCCCGCAGACGTTCCCGTCACCGTGTCCATCCGGCGCCGCGTTGCGCCCGAACGCTTCGACGAGGCCACCCACTGGGTGCAGACCGGGATGGACCTCGCCAACGAATACCCCGGCTTCCTCGGCTCCGGCTGGGTGCGCGCGCACGCCGGGAGCGGCCACTGGCACATGCTCTACAAATTCCAGGATGCCGCGTCGCTTGAGGCCTGGGAGAACTCGATCGCCCGCACCACCTGGCTGCTCGAGGGCGAGGGCCTGGTGCTCGAGTCCCACGTGGTCAAGCGCACCGGCATCGAAGGCTGGTTCGACGAGTCCCAGGAGAACGCGGGGCCGTCCTCCCCGTTCCAGCCGCCGCGGTGGAAGCAGGCCGTGGCCATCGGGCTGGGTTTCTTCCCGCTGAATGTGCTCTTCACCTACCTGGTCACCGGGGTCGACCCTGAGTGGAACGACATCCCGACCGTGCTGCGGATCCTGCTGACCACCTTCGTGATGGCGCCCACCATGACCTACCTCGTCATGCCTTTCATCACCCGGCGGCTGCGGCCCTGGCTGCAGAAGCCGCCGAGGCCTAGGGCCTGA
- a CDS encoding HPr family phosphocarrier protein, with protein sequence MSERTATIASRVGLHARPAAIFAEAVNAQDVDVTIALEGDPAEEAMDASSILSLMSLGAAHGQVVVLRAEGAGADEALEALAQILETDHDAAE encoded by the coding sequence ATGTCAGAACGTACCGCCACCATCGCCAGCCGCGTCGGCCTGCACGCCCGCCCCGCGGCGATCTTCGCCGAGGCCGTGAACGCCCAGGACGTGGACGTCACCATCGCCCTCGAGGGCGACCCGGCCGAGGAGGCCATGGATGCCTCGAGCATCCTCAGCCTGATGAGCCTGGGCGCCGCACACGGCCAGGTCGTCGTGCTGCGCGCCGAGGGCGCGGGCGCCGATGAAGCCCTCGAGGCCCTCGCGCAGATCCTCGAGACGGACCACGACGCCGCCGAATAG
- a CDS encoding phosphotransferase family protein produces MTTAPSTAESSTPDVSTGTQAVLRRILDPIGEATGVEVLTGGMFATTYRVGLADGTRVIVKTAPADTDRLLTYELDLVRTEALVYGLAAGRPELLMPRVLHTDFSRRILPTDVVVATHLEGVPVLGRTTATGESAAEQPELLHDLGAVMAHLHTVTGSDFGYPNRATGLVAPTWPEAFGLMVDALLTDADRWATSVPSADIRAALHRHRAALAEVTVPVLVHTDLWAGNLFMDPATGRLTGVIDPERAFWGDPLFEFAGADQLGGGPVPTALLDGYVSCGARLALGSPAGDTRLLLYRMYIALVQLVEISPRRYAGDWVVAHRGAVNECLRAALTALGPAVRP; encoded by the coding sequence GTGACCACTGCACCATCTACCGCGGAATCATCTACTCCGGACGTCTCGACCGGGACCCAAGCCGTGCTGCGGCGCATCCTCGACCCGATTGGCGAGGCGACCGGCGTCGAGGTGCTCACCGGGGGAATGTTCGCCACCACCTACCGGGTCGGACTGGCCGACGGCACTCGGGTGATTGTGAAGACAGCCCCCGCCGACACCGATCGACTGCTGACCTACGAACTCGACCTGGTGCGCACGGAAGCGCTCGTCTACGGGCTGGCCGCCGGCCGGCCGGAACTGCTCATGCCCCGGGTGCTGCACACCGACTTCAGCCGCCGCATCCTGCCCACCGACGTTGTCGTGGCGACTCACCTCGAGGGTGTGCCCGTGCTGGGCCGCACCACGGCCACCGGCGAATCGGCGGCCGAGCAGCCCGAGCTGCTGCACGACCTCGGCGCCGTCATGGCGCACCTGCACACGGTGACCGGCAGCGATTTCGGGTATCCCAATCGCGCGACCGGGCTCGTCGCGCCGACCTGGCCGGAGGCGTTCGGGTTGATGGTGGATGCCTTGTTGACGGATGCCGATCGCTGGGCGACGAGCGTGCCGTCGGCCGACATCCGCGCGGCTCTCCATCGGCACCGGGCAGCCCTCGCCGAAGTTACCGTCCCCGTGCTCGTACACACCGACCTCTGGGCGGGCAACCTCTTCATGGACCCCGCCACCGGACGCCTGACCGGCGTGATCGACCCGGAGCGGGCGTTCTGGGGCGACCCGTTGTTCGAGTTCGCCGGGGCCGACCAGCTCGGCGGGGGACCGGTGCCGACAGCGTTGCTGGACGGATACGTCTCGTGTGGGGCGCGCCTGGCGCTCGGGTCCCCGGCCGGGGACACCAGACTGCTGCTCTATCGGATGTACATTGCACTCGTTCAGCTGGTGGAAATCTCCCCTCGCCGCTATGCGGGCGACTGGGTCGTCGCGCACCGTGGCGCGGTCAACGAGTGCCTGCGCGCAGCCCTGACCGCTCTGGGACCCGCGGTCAGGCCCTAG